One Desulfobacterales bacterium DNA segment encodes these proteins:
- the rplJ gene encoding 50S ribosomal protein L10: MNLEEKKRIAQDLNERFSKAAAVFVTDYKGLDVAAINDLRRKLSAEEVEYQVAKNSLLIRASEGTDVALVKDTFKGPNAVALSYGDPVSPAKVLTDFAKDNDVFDIKVGVLDGAVLDSSQITALAALPSKEALLGMFVSAMNSVPAGFVRTLAEIPRQLINVLQALKGQKEAA, translated from the coding sequence GTGAATTTAGAAGAGAAAAAACGCATTGCGCAGGATCTAAATGAACGCTTTTCAAAGGCTGCAGCTGTATTCGTAACCGATTACAAGGGATTAGATGTCGCTGCCATTAATGATCTACGTCGTAAACTCTCTGCGGAAGAAGTGGAGTACCAAGTCGCTAAAAATTCGCTTCTGATCAGAGCTTCGGAAGGCACGGATGTGGCTTTGGTCAAGGATACCTTTAAAGGCCCCAATGCTGTGGCATTGAGTTATGGCGATCCGGTTTCACCGGCAAAGGTATTAACCGACTTTGCAAAAGACAATGATGTGTTTGATATCAAAGTCGGGGTCTTGGATGGCGCGGTTTTGGACAGCAGTCAGATAACAGCGCTTGCGGCTTTGCCGTCGAAGGAAGCTTTATTGGGCATGTTCGTTTCAGCCATGAACAGTGTGCCAGCTGGCTTTGTCAGAACGCTCGCAGAAATTCCGCGACAATTGATCAATGTTTTACAGGCGCTCAAGGGGCAAAAAGAAGCAGCCTAA
- the rplA gene encoding 50S ribosomal protein L1 has product MPKRGKKYLDSKKKIESEGVSNFNDAVQMTLDTAYAKFDETVDLAVKLGVDPRHADQMVRGSVVLPHGTGKDIKVLVFAKGEKETEASDAGADFVGNDDLIEKIKGGWFGFDKAVATPDMMGAVGKIGKLLGPRGLMPNAKSGTVTFEVARAIEDLKAGKIDFRVEKAGIVHAPMGKVSFGVDKIVQNMAAFFDTIMRLKPASSKGTYLKGIAISTTMGPGVKIDAALVKDLLK; this is encoded by the coding sequence ATGCCGAAACGGGGGAAAAAATATCTAGATTCCAAGAAAAAAATCGAATCAGAAGGTGTCAGCAACTTCAATGATGCCGTGCAGATGACCTTGGATACAGCGTATGCCAAGTTTGATGAAACAGTTGATTTGGCTGTAAAGCTGGGCGTTGATCCCAGGCATGCTGATCAGATGGTCCGGGGCAGCGTGGTCTTGCCCCATGGAACCGGCAAGGATATCAAGGTGTTGGTCTTTGCAAAGGGCGAAAAAGAAACAGAGGCTTCCGATGCCGGAGCTGATTTCGTCGGCAATGACGATTTGATTGAAAAAATTAAAGGTGGCTGGTTTGGCTTCGACAAAGCCGTTGCCACACCGGATATGATGGGCGCGGTTGGAAAGATCGGAAAATTGCTGGGACCTCGCGGACTGATGCCAAATGCCAAAAGCGGGACGGTTACGTTTGAGGTCGCTCGGGCTATCGAGGATCTTAAGGCCGGAAAGATTGACTTCAGAGTTGAAAAAGCAGGCATCGTGCATGCGCCGATGGGAAAAGTATCCTTCGGTGTTGACAAGATTGTGCAGAACATGGCTGCATTTTTCGATACCATTATGCGCCTTAAACCGGCTTCCAGTAAAGGGACTTACCTTAAAGGTATTGCCATCTCGACGACCATGGGGCCGGGTGTTAAGATCGATGCGGCCCTGGTTAAGGACCTGTTAAAATAA
- the rplK gene encoding 50S ribosomal protein L11 produces MAKKVLAMIKLQVEAGKANPSPPIGPALGQHGVNIMDFCKAFNAKTADEEGMIIPVVITVYQDRSFTFITKTPPAAVLLKKAAQIAKGAADPKRELVGSVTRQQVEEIAKLKMVDLNANDLDAACKIIAGTARSMGIEVS; encoded by the coding sequence ATGGCAAAAAAAGTATTGGCAATGATCAAATTGCAGGTAGAAGCTGGTAAAGCCAATCCATCGCCACCCATTGGTCCTGCCCTGGGGCAACATGGCGTCAATATTATGGATTTTTGCAAAGCCTTTAACGCCAAAACCGCCGATGAAGAAGGCATGATTATACCGGTTGTTATCACCGTTTATCAGGATCGGTCTTTTACATTTATCACCAAAACGCCGCCAGCGGCAGTTTTGCTGAAGAAGGCGGCGCAAATTGCAAAAGGTGCCGCAGACCCTAAACGCGAACTCGTTGGGTCTGTGACACGCCAGCAAGTCGAAGAGATAGCAAAATTAAAAATGGTTGACTTAAACGCCAATGATCTGGACGCGGCCTGCAAAATTATTGCAGGCACCGCAAGAAGTATGGGCATAGAAGTTAGCTAA
- the nusG gene encoding transcription termination/antitermination protein NusG, translated as MALKWYIIHVYSGFENKVKVSLEERIASSQHADKFGEVVVPTEEIVELVKGKRKTSARKFYPGYILVQMDLNDETWHIVNDTAKVTGFLGGRRKPTPISEEEAARILNRMEAGKLKPQPKYFFESGDEVRVIDGPFTNFNGTVQEVNPEKGKIKVLVSIFGRSTPVELEFVQVQKL; from the coding sequence TTGGCGCTAAAATGGTATATCATCCACGTATATTCAGGCTTTGAAAACAAAGTCAAAGTCAGTTTGGAAGAACGCATCGCCTCATCTCAACATGCGGATAAATTCGGAGAGGTTGTTGTACCAACCGAAGAGATTGTTGAATTGGTTAAAGGCAAACGCAAAACATCGGCACGTAAGTTTTATCCGGGCTATATTCTGGTGCAGATGGATCTAAACGACGAAACCTGGCATATCGTTAATGATACAGCCAAGGTTACGGGGTTTTTGGGCGGTCGACGCAAACCAACGCCAATTTCTGAGGAAGAAGCAGCGCGAATTTTAAATCGTATGGAAGCTGGCAAGCTTAAACCGCAACCAAAGTATTTTTTTGAATCCGGAGATGAGGTTCGAGTTATCGATGGGCCTTTCACTAATTTTAATGGGACGGTTCAGGAAGTCAATCCTGAAAAGGGTAAGATTAAAGTACTGGTCAGCATTTTTGGTCGTTCGACACCGGTTGAGTTGGAGTTTGTCCAGGTCCAAAAACTGTGA
- the secE gene encoding preprotein translocase subunit SecE, producing the protein MSFKHFRSNMGRLQRKKTSGAKKKKKKSAASAASKKSQQAAEVSGKVKARATKRSKETQVTKTLAAKKPSQVTSTAAAKPKTNFLQSAIQFLREVKIELKKVTWPSRKQTIGSTAVVIVLVLIISLFLGFVDIGLSNLIRVVLQ; encoded by the coding sequence TTGAGCTTTAAGCATTTTAGGAGTAATATGGGACGCCTACAACGCAAAAAAACTTCTGGCGCCAAGAAAAAGAAGAAGAAATCAGCCGCATCCGCAGCATCTAAAAAGAGTCAGCAAGCCGCTGAGGTGAGCGGAAAGGTAAAAGCCCGCGCAACTAAGCGAAGTAAAGAAACCCAGGTGACAAAAACGCTTGCCGCCAAAAAACCATCTCAGGTGACCAGTACTGCGGCTGCGAAACCAAAAACAAATTTTCTGCAATCGGCGATTCAGTTTTTACGAGAGGTTAAGATAGAGCTTAAAAAAGTGACCTGGCCATCGCGCAAACAAACGATCGGCTCGACAGCGGTTGTGATTGTGTTGGTCTTAATCATTTCACTTTTTCTCGGATTCGTTGATATCGGCTTATCCAATCTGATCCGTGTCGTCTTGCAATAA